One Nitrosarchaeum sp. DNA window includes the following coding sequences:
- a CDS encoding aspartate kinase, which yields MRLVIKYGGTSISSAKDIQTVANYVSTLSKHNEIVIVCSATSGTTDDLIEISQSIKNENKNKAIQLASKIINRHKQLAKQTIKKSTIRKKLLEKLDVDFRELVALIEGMVLLGEVTARSMDYLISFGERLSIKLISFAINDLNKKSIYLTGKEVGIVTDSNFGESIPLMDTTRLRVSKTIDQQFTKKTIPVIGGFTGADQHGHITTFGRGGSDYTATIIGTCIKADEIWLMSDIDGLMTADPKIVKNAKLLKEVSYVEAIEMALFGAKQIHPRTFEPLLTKKIPMKIRNSFNVKNEGTLVTDSPSISTKNTVKCVSSIRHNGLIDIRGGSMVGNPGTAAKIFATLAKAGINVMMISQNPSESSITIVVKNTDLDKAVNALEMELLGKIIKKLEVTTDVAIIALIGLGMRGTVGVASKVFGAIQKNNVNVAMITQGSSELNLAFVVKNSDTNVAVQALHDAFELDKIN from the coding sequence TTGAGACTTGTAATAAAATACGGTGGAACATCAATTTCATCGGCAAAAGATATTCAAACTGTAGCAAATTATGTTAGTACGCTATCCAAACATAATGAAATAGTAATAGTCTGCTCGGCTACCAGTGGTACCACTGATGATTTAATTGAAATATCTCAATCTATAAAAAATGAGAATAAAAATAAAGCCATACAACTAGCATCAAAAATTATCAATAGACATAAACAACTTGCAAAGCAGACAATAAAAAAATCCACAATTAGAAAAAAATTATTAGAAAAATTAGATGTAGATTTTAGAGAACTTGTTGCATTAATTGAAGGAATGGTATTGTTGGGAGAAGTAACTGCCAGATCTATGGATTATTTGATCTCATTTGGAGAACGTCTTTCAATAAAATTGATCTCTTTTGCAATTAACGATTTGAATAAAAAATCAATATACCTAACAGGTAAAGAAGTCGGAATTGTCACAGATTCTAATTTTGGAGAATCTATACCGTTAATGGATACTACAAGATTAAGAGTTTCTAAAACAATCGATCAGCAATTTACCAAGAAAACAATCCCAGTAATAGGAGGTTTTACAGGAGCCGATCAACATGGACACATAACTACATTTGGTAGAGGTGGTTCAGATTATACAGCTACAATTATCGGTACATGCATCAAAGCTGATGAAATATGGTTAATGAGTGATATAGATGGATTAATGACTGCAGATCCAAAAATAGTAAAAAATGCAAAATTACTCAAAGAGGTTTCTTATGTCGAAGCAATTGAGATGGCTTTGTTTGGAGCTAAACAAATTCATCCACGCACATTTGAGCCATTATTGACAAAAAAAATTCCTATGAAGATTCGAAATTCCTTTAATGTAAAAAATGAAGGAACACTTGTAACTGATTCACCTTCAATTTCTACAAAAAATACTGTAAAATGTGTGAGCAGCATTCGTCATAATGGATTAATCGATATACGTGGTGGTAGTATGGTTGGCAATCCTGGAACTGCTGCAAAAATCTTTGCAACACTAGCCAAAGCTGGTATCAATGTAATGATGATATCTCAAAATCCCTCAGAATCTAGTATCACTATAGTAGTCAAGAATACTGATTTAGATAAAGCAGTTAATGCATTAGAAATGGAACTTTTAGGAAAAATAATTAAAAAACTAGAAGTAACTACAGATGTTGCAATTATTGCTCTAATTGGTTTAGGAATGCGAGGAACTGTAGGCGTTGCATCTAAAGTCTTTGGAGCAATCCAAAAAAATAATGTAAACGTAGCAATGATTACTCAAGGTTCATCAGAACTAAATCTTGCATTTGTTGTCAAAAATTCTGATACTAATGTGGCAGTTCAGGCTTTACATGATGCATTTGAACTGGATAAAATTAACTAG